Proteins from a single region of Neomonachus schauinslandi chromosome 10, ASM220157v2, whole genome shotgun sequence:
- the CST7 gene encoding cystatin-F, which translates to MRPVGVLLTFCCLVPCTTGGPSRDFCSQILNPDVKPGFPKTINPHDPGVLQAARHSVERFNNCTNDIFLFKESHISKALVQIVKGLKYMLHMKIGRTSCKKTQHPILDNCDFQTNHTLKRTFSCYTEVWVIPWLQRFKVPVLRCR; encoded by the exons ATGCGGCCCGTCGGGGTGCTGCTCACCTTCTGCTGCCTGGTCCCGTGCACTACCGGGGGCCCTTCGCGAG ATTTTTGTTCCCAGATCCTTAACCCAGATGTGAAGCCAGGATTTCCCAAAACAATAAACCCCCACGACCCAGGAGTCCTCCAAGCAGCCAGACACAGCGTTGAAAGGTTCAACAACTGTACAAATGACATCTTCTTGTTCAAGGAGTCCCACATCAGCAAAGCCCTGGTCCAG ATCGTGAAGGGCCTGAAGTACATGCTGCACATGAAGATTGGCAGAACTTCTTGCAAGAAGACCCAGCACCCTATTCTAGACAACTGTGACTTCCAGACCAACCATACCTTAAAAAGG ACTTTCAGTTGCTACACGGAAGTTTGGGTCATCCCCTGGCTCCAGAGGTTCAAGGTGCCTGTTCTCCGCTGTCGCTGA